DNA from Fibrobacter sp. UWB15:
GCAACCCATGGCCGTATCGAAGTTTTCCTTGATGTCTTGTAACAGCATGGAACGACGGTGCGTGTGAACTGTATCGACTCCTGTATTCTCCACCAAGGAAATCAACTGGTCGGCACCGTTTTTGCGAACCACCAGGTCGACGGTTTCGTCTTTGGGAAGTACGATAGATTTGAGTTTTAAATTCAGATGGTCCGCCATCTTCAGGTATTTCTGAATGCGGTATTCTTGCTCGCGGCGATCCTGTTCGCGTCTGAGAATCACGGTGACCGATTCTGCGCCACAGGCCTTCAACTTGTACAGGTGACTCAAGGAGATTTCCTGGTACATGGTAGAGACAACTCCGGGAATGCCGGCGAGGTCGGCTGTCAATGCGTCAAAGAACCCCTCGACAACAATCGGCTTTGTAACATCGGACTGGATGTTGAACGGAATGTCGCTTGGGCCCGAGGCGTAAGAAACATACGTGTGCGGTCCATCGTTTTCGTTAATCAGTCGGCCATAAACGGAATGAATCAGTCCCTTGGAATTGCGAGCGGGAATTGTAATGCGCGGTTCGTGGTAGGCGTCCAGGTTGTCCAGATAGAAACTGATCTGGTGGCGTTCGATGCCCGACATCATGCAAAAACTGACGAACGGTTCCGGGTCGCCACTATAATAGCCTATGCCGTAAAGCTGGGCTTGGCCGATGCTCCAGCCGCGTGCGGCCAGGAATTCTGCAGAAGACGGACTCTTGCAAGCGGCCCAGTGGCAATAGCGCACGAAGTTCTCGAGGACTTTGGATTTTTCACCACCGATTTCCTTGATCCACGGGTGCTCTTCTTGCAGGTCGTGTTCCGGCTCGAGGTTTCCTAAAAAGTTGACGGCCTCAGCCCGGGCGGCAGGTTCGTCCATGCCGTTAAAGCGGCTACGCATGACGAATTCGACGAGGTCACCCTCGCTTCCGCACTGTAGGCAGCGGTAGCGCCAGTAACCTAGAGCATCGTAAAAGAACAAAGACGTTTCTTCGGGCGAATGAAACGGACAGCATGCAATCAGGTTTCGACCCCAGCGACTTAAGGGAATGCCCAGCTGTCGCGGATGGGTTTTCGCTCGCATCACAATTCCTGCATGTTCTTGATCGATAATCATCGGACGCCTCTCTTTTATACACTAAAAATCTAGTTATTTCTTTTCCATGGGAGTATAGAAATTTATTTTTATTGCATGATTGTCCTCGGTATAGATCCTGGTTCCATTACGACTGGCTACGCTTTTATAGAAATGGGTTCGGCAAAGCCGAATGTACTTGAGTACGGAACGCTGCATGCACCTGCAAGTCATGCACTTGAAGACCGCTTGCTGCATATTGTGTCGGAACTGGAAAAGCTACTGGACAAGTACAAACCGGAATCATTTGGGATGGAAGGAATCTTTTTTGCCAAAAATGCAAAGAGTGCTCTAGTGCTTGGACATATTCGCGGTGCTGTTTTGGTGGCTTGCCGTAAACGCGGAATGACCTATTCTGAATACAGTCCCCGTATGGTAAAGCAGGCGGTAACTGGTGATGGCAATGCCTCCAAGGAGCAGGTGGCCAATATGATTTTTGCGCGTCTTGGCATTCAAGGTGGCGATCTTCCACTGGATGCTTCTGACGCTCTAGCCATTGCATGGACCCATGCAAATCCTTCTCCGCTAAACGATGCCGTCTCTAAGGTGCTGGGTAAAAAGAAGGTGGTGCGCAAGAAAAAGGCTACCGCAAAGCAATGGCTAGATTTGATTGAAAAAATGGGAGGCAGCGTTCAATGAGCTGTTTGATGGATTGTTTTGGGCTTCGTGAGGTAGACTCTTCCGATTTTGTGAAGGTTGATGGCTATGTCGTTGACAAACAAATTCTAGAAGATTACAACAAATTAAAAGGATTGC
Protein-coding regions in this window:
- the ruvC gene encoding crossover junction endodeoxyribonuclease RuvC, with the translated sequence MIVLGIDPGSITTGYAFIEMGSAKPNVLEYGTLHAPASHALEDRLLHIVSELEKLLDKYKPESFGMEGIFFAKNAKSALVLGHIRGAVLVACRKRGMTYSEYSPRMVKQAVTGDGNASKEQVANMIFARLGIQGGDLPLDASDALAIAWTHANPSPLNDAVSKVLGKKKVVRKKKATAKQWLDLIEKMGGSVQ
- a CDS encoding CHC2 zinc finger domain-containing protein — protein: MIIDQEHAGIVMRAKTHPRQLGIPLSRWGRNLIACCPFHSPEETSLFFYDALGYWRYRCLQCGSEGDLVEFVMRSRFNGMDEPAARAEAVNFLGNLEPEHDLQEEHPWIKEIGGEKSKVLENFVRYCHWAACKSPSSAEFLAARGWSIGQAQLYGIGYYSGDPEPFVSFCMMSGIERHQISFYLDNLDAYHEPRITIPARNSKGLIHSVYGRLINENDGPHTYVSYASGPSDIPFNIQSDVTKPIVVEGFFDALTADLAGIPGVVSTMYQEISLSHLYKLKACGAESVTVILRREQDRREQEYRIQKYLKMADHLNLKLKSIVLPKDETVDLVVRKNGADQLISLVENTGVDTVHTHRRSMLLQDIKENFDTAMGCPPNVSVGYSLNTFPKLTQEIDGIQSGCFYVSSKPFGLKTTLLSSLALDLIQSNPNLKLIYIALETPRRQIFDRLVAMLIGESVLTVRKQSEDEAVNQKILEATRDLMAFVRNNRLEIWDDQNNFDNIVLLQNLKEEVKEHQNLVVVIDGIDHLKVSDHIDLSDIHERRSSVILDLYKALDIPMFLGGELIDSEKGLVGPRAYLRDSDAIYWLESKGGNMFLTVDSKRLGNNQLYQGTLSIDPLSNRMQEEIEIN